Genomic segment of Candidatus Poribacteria bacterium:
AAGCCCGGCTCAAAGCTCTTAATTCTCCCAGATTTGCGGAATATCGGCACACTCGGTGGTGGGTGTGTTGAGGCGGAAGCGCGTCGGCAAGCCATAGGCTTGATGCAGGACGGTGTACCGCGGCTACTTGAGTTTCAATTGGATAGCGATTACGGCTGGGACGATGGACTCATCTGCGGCGGGAATATGAAAATCTTCATTGATCTGCCGAAAACGCACGCCGAAGCAGAAATGTTTGAGCGACTCCAAGCCTTGAACAGTGAGAAAACACCGATCGTCTGTGCAACGGTTGTGACGAGTGCTAAACAGGGCATTGATGTCGGTATGAAGATGATCTTCGCCACCACAGGTGAACGTATCGGCACGTTGGGCGATCCGGCTTTGGAAGCGGCAGTGGAGGAGCAGACTCCTGAGATACTTAAGAAGAACCTTGCAGGCTTGTTTCGCGAGGACGAGACAGCATCCGTCTTTTTAGAGCCGTTACAACCTCGCCCGACTTTACTCATCGCGGGAGCGGGTCATGTTGGACAGGCACTCTGTCATCTCGGTAGTTGGTTGGATTTTGACATCGCTATTGTTGACGATCGCGCCGACTTCGCTTCCACCGAAAGGTTACCAGAAGCAGACGAGATTATCATCGGCGATATCGCCACGGAACTCCGAAACTATCCGATTACGCCACTGACATACGTTGTGATTGTCACCCGTGGACACCAGCACGATGAATCGGCGTTACACAGTGTTGTTGAATCGGATGCCGGTTACATTGGATTGATAGGGAGCCGTCGCAAGATTAAACTGATATTCGACGATCTAATGGAGGCTGGGATTTCTACGGAGAGACTCCAACGGGTTTATGCACCCATCGGGCTGGATATTAACTCAAAAACCGTGCCGGAAATTGCTGTCAGTATCGCATCGCAACTTATCCAGATCCGTAATGCCGCTGACACTGTTCACACTTTTGATGCACAGCCCGTACGAATGCCTACCGTTAAAGTAGCAGGAGGGGGAAAAAATGAGTGATGCTTATATACATATACCGGATGTTGCCCACATTGATCAACCCGCCGAACTGGAAGGTATACGACTCAATTGGGGTCCATCAATATTTCGTAAAACTCGCCAAGGGCCCCGCGACCTCCGCGCTGCCCCCGCTACTCCGGAGTTTTGGGAGGTTTGGAAGCGGAACAAGGAGGCTCTTAAAACCGCCGGTATCTCCTGCACCCGCGACGAGTCAGGTGACTGGTGGGTAGAATGGTGGATCGACGTTTCGGGTGATCGAACTGATGTAACACCAGTGGATGATATACCTGAAGACGAATCTTATGCACTCAGCTCCGATCATATAACACCAGTGGATGATATTGATATACCTGAAGACGAATCTTATACACTCGGCGAAGTCATTGACCTTGTCCAGCGGACATTGGACAAAGTTAAGGAACACGCCCAGCACAACGAACTTCAATATTGGTCCAAGGATGTCTATTTTCTCTTGTATGATATGCTTCGGTATGTGAATCAGAATGTCTCAGGTGTGTTTGTACTTCGACAAATCCAAAAAGACACGTACCGAGTGAAATATATGGCTGAAGATTTTTCAAAACAGAGATCAAGTAGAAAACTCAAGGAAGAAGTAAACCAAACGGCGCGTTATCTTGAAGAGTTGACTGGTCGAAAGCCATCATGGGGTGACAAAGAGTAGCCGGTGGTAATGGGTATTCCCAATGAATAGCGTGTTATGAAATAAGGAGAGTATTTCGTGAATCCAGAACCTAAAGTAATAGTTGAAGATATTGAGATGTCCGTGGATGCATTAGATGTTCAAAAAGCTGCAGATATTTTTGAGGAACACGGGTGTCTTGTCGTCCGTGGACTGATGGCACCGTATATCAAAGCACTTCATCAGGATATTGAGGCAGCCGCGGCGGAGTCCATATCGTTGCTTGACAAGGCGGAACGGATTGTTGAAGGGTGGCGTACACCGAACGGCACGCTGTTCCTACCAGCACCAGAAGGCTATAAACGCGACAAACAGATCATGGTACTGTCGATAGGCTATCAGACGAGTGCTGCGTTTTTCCAATCCGCTCTTGATGAAACCACAGTCAATATCGTAGAGGCGATCTTGGGACCCAATGTGGAGATCTTCGGCAACGGTCAGTGTCTCTATAAGGAGCCGGTCGGTGGACACCCGAAGCACCTCCATCAGGATTCTGCGTATTTTGAACACCGCTATCAGGGACCCGTCGGCATTCTGAGTTATGTTGTAGACACTGACTTGGTAAATGGGGCGTTACACGTTGTACCGGGTTCACACAAACTCGGACAACTCAAGCATATTGATACGTTCTCGCATCTCGGTTTGGAGGAGGATGAGTGGCCCTGGGAGAGCGCGCTCCCAGTTGTTGGAAACGCTGGTGATTCGATCTTCTTTAACGTCAAGACCATTCACGGTTCCAAACAGAATATGTCGGACAAACCGCGTCCGATTTTCATCAACCGCTATCGCCGAACAGACGATTTCGTGGTCATCGGTGGGACGACCACGACGAACCGTGCAGAGGCAGAGAAGCGTGCCGCTGCAGCTGAGGAAGCGAAGAAATCTAATAGTGATCGAGGTTTGATGTTGCGAGGGTTCCGTCCGTTTGATTCGCAGGATTAAACTTGCTTTTCCGAGTGTTTTAACGCTCTAAATTCCCCTTAATAGGGGGATTTTTTTGTCTAAAGTGGAACAGCTTCTTCGGTTCTACAACTGATACAGCATCAGATAGATAATCACGCCTGTTACCGAGACATACAACCAAATCGGGAAAGTAATCTTCGCGATGCGACGGTGTTTCTCAAACCGCTCACGCCACGCCAAATAGAGGGTGCGTAACGCCAATGGCACGATGACGAACGCTAAAAGGATGTGTGAAATCAGGATAGTAAAATAGACAGGACGAATCCATCCGTGTTTTGTGAATGGTTTTGAACCGGCGTTGGCGTGATAGATAACGTAACTGATGAGGAAAAGCACGGACACACCAAAAGCTGCGAGCATGCAGTTTTTATGTGCCGTGATTTTTTGTTGTCGGATTTGCACATATCCGATCGTTAGTAGGATACCACTGATTGTATTCAGGGTTGCATTGACCGTCGGTAGGTCTGAGATCTCAAGCACATTTTCCTCCTACGTCCTTGCTTCGGCACAACGGCGTGTGCCTGCTACTTTCTACCGGGGCCATCGGTAGGCTTGCGCGCCCTTAGAATTCTCTAACGCAAATTCCCACCGTTGACACCATGTTTCATATTGCGTGTTACCGGCTTCAGGTCGCAGACGACTCCGCATGAGGAATGCAGGATAGAAGGGTCTCCCTGTCGGCTGATAGACATCGTGGTAACGCAGATCGAAACTCCACCGGACACTCTCCGATTCATTCGGTTTCGCGCTGTGGAGTGTGTAATTATGGAACAGAATAACGCCACCTGCTCGGATCGGTAGTGCCTTCGGTGTGAGGTTAGATGGTTGATTTTCCGACGTGACCGCTAATCCCCCTTCGGTCCAGTCATGTTTGTAAAGCCCCATCTTATGACTACCCGGCATCACCTGTAGGCATCCGTTTTCCAACGTCGCATCCACAATCGGAATCCAGACAGTGAGCATGAAATACGGGTCCGTATCGGGCCAGCACACACCTGCGTCCTGATGCCAAGG
This window contains:
- a CDS encoding phytanoyl-CoA dioxygenase family protein; its protein translation is MRLTESQVSFFHDNGYLLLEDALDENDLGPVIDEYKGIIEERAEKLHAEGKVSDTYADKPFTERLLHLSNETQEVTANLDIMQARGEATFNFLKNPKILDIAESFVGSEIICNPIQHIRAVLPKKSSQRAPTPWHQDAGVCWPDTDPYFMLTVWIPIVDATLENGCLQVMPGSHKMGLYKHDWTEGGLAVTSENQPSNLTPKALPIRAGGVILFHNYTLHSAKPNESESVRWSFDLRYHDVYQPTGRPFYPAFLMRSRLRPEAGNTQYETWCQRWEFALENSKGAQAYRWPR
- a CDS encoding phytanoyl-CoA dioxygenase family protein, whose protein sequence is MNPEPKVIVEDIEMSVDALDVQKAADIFEEHGCLVVRGLMAPYIKALHQDIEAAAAESISLLDKAERIVEGWRTPNGTLFLPAPEGYKRDKQIMVLSIGYQTSAAFFQSALDETTVNIVEAILGPNVEIFGNGQCLYKEPVGGHPKHLHQDSAYFEHRYQGPVGILSYVVDTDLVNGALHVVPGSHKLGQLKHIDTFSHLGLEEDEWPWESALPVVGNAGDSIFFNVKTIHGSKQNMSDKPRPIFINRYRRTDDFVVIGGTTTTNRAEAEKRAAAAEEAKKSNSDRGLMLRGFRPFDSQD
- a CDS encoding DUF420 domain-containing protein codes for the protein MLEISDLPTVNATLNTISGILLTIGYVQIRQQKITAHKNCMLAAFGVSVLFLISYVIYHANAGSKPFTKHGWIRPVYFTILISHILLAFVIVPLALRTLYLAWRERFEKHRRIAKITFPIWLYVSVTGVIIYLMLYQL
- a CDS encoding XdhC family protein; translated protein: MREIYQKIPELIESAQVGAYCTVVETKGSTPQKPGSKLLILPDLRNIGTLGGGCVEAEARRQAIGLMQDGVPRLLEFQLDSDYGWDDGLICGGNMKIFIDLPKTHAEAEMFERLQALNSEKTPIVCATVVTSAKQGIDVGMKMIFATTGERIGTLGDPALEAAVEEQTPEILKKNLAGLFREDETASVFLEPLQPRPTLLIAGAGHVGQALCHLGSWLDFDIAIVDDRADFASTERLPEADEIIIGDIATELRNYPITPLTYVVIVTRGHQHDESALHSVVESDAGYIGLIGSRRKIKLIFDDLMEAGISTERLQRVYAPIGLDINSKTVPEIAVSIASQLIQIRNAADTVHTFDAQPVRMPTVKVAGGGKNE